A single Novosphingobium sp. SL115 DNA region contains:
- a CDS encoding acyl-CoA dehydrogenase family protein — protein MDFTLSDEQQMFAETARTLLGDTCTPDHWRKMMEQGVAFDAARWRQIVENGFTLLLLPEAADGMGLTELDFALIAREAGYVALPEPLAESAGVGAPMLAAIAPDHTALADPAAIIAVAPAINPVVANADIAAAILIEKDGRAFVTTPDKVRLTPVQTIDPFRRLFRIEWDESQAEDLGPADWSLALDRASLFAAAQGLGLAQRSVDLAVAYAQERTQFGKPIGSYQAVKHHLASAQVAIEFARPVVLAAAAEIASGDVQSRARVSEAKIVALEAAEKAARASIQVHGAMGYSWEVDVHLFLKRALALKQAWGTPAFHRNRIATRVFTQPVGADQTFARQSGQDENEHA, from the coding sequence ATGGACTTCACGCTCTCCGACGAACAGCAGATGTTTGCCGAAACCGCCCGCACCTTGCTGGGCGATACCTGCACGCCCGATCACTGGCGCAAAATGATGGAACAGGGCGTGGCGTTTGATGCTGCGCGCTGGCGCCAGATTGTCGAGAACGGCTTTACCCTGCTGCTGCTGCCCGAAGCGGCGGACGGCATGGGCCTTACCGAACTGGACTTTGCCCTGATCGCGCGCGAAGCGGGCTATGTCGCGCTGCCCGAACCGCTGGCGGAAAGCGCAGGTGTGGGTGCGCCGATGCTGGCCGCGATTGCGCCCGATCACACGGCACTGGCCGATCCGGCTGCGATCATTGCGGTGGCCCCGGCAATCAATCCGGTGGTCGCCAATGCCGACATTGCCGCCGCGATCCTGATCGAGAAAGACGGCCGCGCCTTTGTCACCACGCCTGACAAGGTGCGGCTGACTCCGGTGCAAACCATCGACCCCTTCCGCCGCTTGTTCCGCATCGAATGGGATGAAAGCCAGGCTGAAGACCTTGGCCCTGCCGACTGGTCGCTTGCGTTGGATCGCGCCAGTTTGTTCGCAGCCGCGCAAGGGCTTGGCCTTGCCCAGCGTTCGGTCGATCTGGCGGTTGCCTATGCGCAAGAACGCACCCAGTTCGGCAAGCCGATTGGGTCGTATCAGGCGGTCAAGCACCACCTTGCCAGCGCACAGGTGGCCATCGAATTTGCCCGGCCCGTGGTGCTGGCGGCGGCGGCAGAGATTGCCAGTGGCGATGTGCAATCGCGCGCTCGCGTGTCCGAAGCCAAGATCGTAGCACTGGAAGCCGCCGAAAAGGCCGCGCGCGCATCCATCCAGGTGCACGGCGCGATGGGCTATTCGTGGGAAGTGGACGTCCACCTGTTCCTGAAGCGCGCTCTGGCGCTGAAGCAGGCGTGGGGCACCCCGGCCTTCCACCGCAATCGCATCGCCACCCGTGTCTTCACCCAGCCCGTCGGGGCCGACCAGACTTTTGCCCGCCAAAGTGGCCAAGATGAGAACGAACATGCCTGA
- a CDS encoding acetyl-CoA C-acetyltransferase: MPEAYIVDAVRSPVGRKKGSLAHLHPADLAAHPIRELMARHDFDSALVEDVVWGCTETIGGQAGDIGRTAWLAAGLAEDVPGVTIDRQCGSAQQAVHFAAQGVMSGTQDIVVAGGSQAMNRIPIMAAMTAGAAYGFESPFTGAKGWDARYGGEEVNQIRSAEMIAEKWQISREEMDAFAFESHRRAQHATEQGWFKNEIVALEGLDRDETIRPGTTLEGLASLNPVREGGRITAGNASQNSDCAAALLIVSERALKDHNLKPRARIHHMSVRADNPVWMLTGPIPATRYAMQKSGMKLSDIDLFECNEAFASVPMAWMKELGIPHEKVNVAGGAIALGHPIGSTGAKLMTTLLNALERTSGRYGLQTMCEGGGQANVTIIERL, translated from the coding sequence ATGCCTGAAGCCTATATCGTCGATGCTGTCCGGTCGCCTGTCGGGCGCAAGAAGGGCAGCCTTGCGCATCTTCACCCGGCAGATCTTGCCGCGCACCCGATCCGCGAACTGATGGCCCGGCACGACTTCGATTCCGCACTGGTGGAAGACGTGGTCTGGGGTTGCACCGAAACCATCGGCGGTCAGGCGGGCGACATTGGCCGCACCGCATGGCTGGCGGCGGGGTTGGCCGAAGACGTGCCCGGTGTGACCATCGACCGGCAGTGCGGATCGGCCCAGCAGGCCGTCCACTTCGCCGCGCAAGGCGTGATGAGCGGGACGCAGGACATTGTCGTGGCTGGCGGCAGTCAGGCCATGAACCGTATCCCGATCATGGCTGCGATGACGGCGGGCGCGGCCTACGGCTTTGAAAGCCCGTTCACCGGCGCGAAGGGTTGGGACGCGCGCTATGGCGGTGAAGAAGTGAACCAGATCCGTTCGGCGGAAATGATTGCCGAAAAGTGGCAGATCAGCCGCGAGGAGATGGACGCCTTCGCATTCGAAAGCCATCGCCGCGCGCAGCACGCCACCGAACAGGGCTGGTTCAAAAACGAAATCGTTGCATTGGAAGGGCTGGACCGTGATGAGACGATCCGCCCCGGCACCACGCTGGAAGGCCTCGCCAGCTTGAACCCCGTGCGCGAAGGCGGGCGGATTACGGCGGGCAACGCCAGCCAGAACAGTGATTGTGCCGCCGCGCTGCTGATCGTCAGCGAACGCGCGCTGAAGGACCATAATCTGAAGCCCCGCGCGCGCATTCACCACATGTCGGTCCGCGCCGACAACCCAGTGTGGATGCTGACCGGGCCGATCCCGGCCACGCGCTATGCCATGCAGAAATCGGGCATGAAGCTGTCCGACATCGACCTGTTCGAATGCAACGAGGCGTTCGCCTCCGTGCCGATGGCGTGGATGAAGGAACTGGGCATCCCGCATGAAAAGGTGAACGTGGCCGGCGGTGCGATTGCGCTGGGCCATCCCATCGGATCGACCGGGGCCAAGCTGATGACCACGCTGCTCAACGCGCTGGAACGCACCAGTGGGCGCTATGGCTTGCAAACCATGTGCGAAGGCGGCGGGCAGGCCAACGTCACCATCATCGAGCGGCTTTGA
- a CDS encoding acyl-CoA dehydrogenase, with product MDLTYTPEQQAFRAEVRSWLAAHVPAQPLEHYDATREGFEAHRQWEATLKSGDWGMVTWPKEYGGRGLDLIQWLIFEEEYYRSGAPGRVNQNGIFLLGPTLMEFGTHEQKQRFLPPMASGEEIWAQAWSEPQAGSDLAGVRATAVRDGDEYVLNGHKIWSSRAAFADWAFGLFREPGSERHKGMSLIFFRLDQEGVTRNPIRKINGHVGFAEIFLDNVRVPAFNRLGDEGQGWHICMATAGFERGLMLRSPARFQVAAAALAALWQARKDQCDSTIEADVIRAHINADAYALSIYQTASRLMAGAKIGPEASTNKIFWSEMDIHLHETALAILGAEAELIPPTGEHEWLDDYIFSLAGPIYAGSNEIQRNIIAERMLGLPR from the coding sequence ATGGACCTGACCTACACTCCCGAACAGCAGGCCTTCCGCGCCGAAGTGCGTAGCTGGCTGGCCGCGCATGTTCCCGCGCAACCGCTGGAACACTATGACGCCACGCGCGAAGGTTTTGAGGCGCATCGCCAGTGGGAAGCCACGCTGAAAAGCGGCGACTGGGGCATGGTGACATGGCCCAAGGAATATGGCGGGCGCGGGTTGGATCTTATCCAGTGGCTGATCTTCGAGGAGGAATATTACCGTTCTGGCGCACCGGGGCGCGTCAACCAGAACGGCATTTTCCTGCTTGGCCCGACGCTGATGGAATTTGGCACGCACGAACAGAAGCAGCGCTTTCTACCCCCGATGGCGAGCGGTGAAGAGATTTGGGCGCAGGCGTGGTCCGAACCGCAGGCTGGCAGCGATCTTGCGGGCGTTCGTGCCACTGCGGTTCGCGATGGCGACGAATATGTGCTGAATGGGCACAAGATCTGGTCAAGCCGCGCGGCGTTTGCCGACTGGGCATTTGGCCTGTTCCGTGAACCGGGCAGCGAGCGGCACAAGGGGATGAGCCTGATCTTCTTCCGGCTCGATCAGGAGGGGGTAACGCGCAACCCGATCCGCAAGATCAACGGCCACGTCGGCTTTGCCGAAATCTTCCTCGATAACGTGCGCGTGCCTGCCTTCAATCGGTTGGGCGACGAAGGGCAGGGCTGGCACATCTGCATGGCCACTGCTGGGTTCGAACGCGGGCTGATGCTGCGCAGCCCGGCCCGCTTTCAGGTTGCCGCCGCCGCGCTGGCCGCGCTGTGGCAGGCGCGCAAGGATCAGTGTGATTCCACTATCGAGGCCGATGTCATCCGCGCGCACATCAACGCCGATGCCTATGCTCTGTCGATCTACCAGACCGCATCGCGCCTGATGGCGGGGGCGAAGATCGGGCCGGAGGCTTCGACCAACAAGATCTTCTGGTCAGAGATGGACATCCACCTGCACGAGACTGCGCTGGCGATCCTTGGCGCGGAGGCAGAGTTGATCCCGCCAACAGGCGAGCACGAGTGGCTCGACGACTACATCTTCTCGCTCGCCGGGCCGATCTATGCCGGGTCGAACGAGATTCAGCGCAACATCATTGCCGAGCGTATGCTTGGCTTGCCGCGCTGA